ATGAACTTTTGTATGAATTTGATATAGATACTTCACAATTTGATTCTGAAAATAAAAAAGCATCAGTTTTAGCATTATTATTTTCATTTGGACTATCAATCTAAATAACAGAATTAAAGACGTACATTTTAATAATGATGTATAACTAGTTCATTTAAAAAAGTAGATTAATTATTGTATTGTGCTTAACAGATGTGCATAAAGTAAGTTGTGTGGGAAATAAATCAGCAATTAAAATATTTGAAAACAGGTAACTACATCATATGATTATGAAGACTTTACTTTGATAAAGATAATATTTTACATAGGTATTTGAGCTTACTAAATGATTATCCACGCCAAACCGCTCCTCATTTTTACATGATAACACCAAACGAAGTGAAAGTTATAAACTATATAGGAAGATAAAAATGTTAAATGTAATTAAATATATCGATAACGAGATTAAATTGTTAAAAAACAATAACCCTGAATTGCGAAATCAATTAAAGTTTTTGAAGAAAATTGCTTTATTTTTATCTGAAAATACGATAGAAGGTACAGTAGATAAAATTATACCACTTACTGAAATGAATACTGGATATTCTGAATATAGAATAATAAACGATTGTGAATCTGATAACAAAGAATTGTGGATAGAATATATACACGAAAATAATAAAATTAGTTTATATTCAGGAGATATATTAATAAAAATGAAATAATACAATAGACATATAATCGTTATTGAAAATTCAACTTGTTACTTACTTATCAATAGATCCTTTATTACATACCCACATCAAACCAACTAGTTGGATATAAAGAAATGTATGAAATATGTTGTATTCTAAATAAAATTCCAATAAGTAATAGAGAAAGGGATAATCACAATACTCTAAGATAAACTAACAATAACCTAACTGTAATGTACAAAAACTTTAGCATAATATGATTAAAGCCATAAATTCCTAATTTTAGGTAAAGATGGTGAATCGAGAATATATGGATAGCAACTATCAAATCGTGATATTGTTTTTTACAAAATTAAAGGAATAAAAAATGATTAATTTACCTGACTATATAAAAGAAAGTAATATTGAGTATATACAACATCGATTAAAAGATATTGCAAGTATTAGCTTAAAAAAAATTCTTAATAAACACTATACGGAGTTAGGTATTAAATATAAAAAAGATATTAAAAATCTTTCTTTTAAAGAACAGCTTAGCATAATTTTAACAGGATTTAATACAGAGCCTGTTTTTCAATTATGTTTTTATATATATGACGAAAATGATTTTTATTTAGGTTACTACCAACACTTGACTGACCTTGATTTTAACTATGTAGATGAATTTTTCGTTGCAAAATAGTAATAATTTTACGGATATTATGTAGTTAGGTATTAAATTAGCACTAGTTTAACAAATTGAGCTACTGAATTGGTACCTATAACTGCACTATATAATTTTTAAAGCAAATATCAGTGTTTAACAAGTTTATAGCAACTATTATTAAAATTGTAAAAGTAGAATTATTGACTGGAATACCACTAATGATCGTATTGTAATTATTGGTGAAATAGTAATTGTGTGCGGTTGAATAACCTTAAATGCTAAGTTAAATTCACCTAATGGAACAATGAAAGATAACCATGTTATTATTGATGCATTAACAGTACAATGGGGCGAAAATTTATTCCATCCTCCAATAAAGAATTATGTACTTAAATAACAAGGAAGAGAGAGTTGATTTATGAAAACAACAATTTATAAGTCTATAGATGAAAGAATATATTGTGATTATTCTAATGAGTGTTTGTATCATGGTATTGTTATGGTATCTAAGACGGATGAAGTAAAAAACCTTAGGGGTGATAAATTCGTCTTAAAAGAAGGAGATTATGTATATTTATATGAAGATATCGGTGAAGGGGATTATATAGTTTTTGAAGGATATATTATTCCTAATACATTTAACTCCGGACCATGTAAATGGTTTTGTAAACTGGTAGGAGAACACCGACATATTGAATATTGGGATGAATATAATAAACGATTTGGAATGTGAAATAATAAATGAGACAGCTACTTATGAATTTCATATATTATTAATTTTGATAATTTAAAAGACAAAAAAATTAAATTTTTTATAGTTCTTATCTCTAATAGTGGTAATAATAGCATTATGAATAAACGTATAAAGCTTGAAAGATATATTTTGAAGGAATATCAAGCGAAAGATAGTCAGACATTTCTGTATCAACTTAATTACGAGTTTTATTTTGATAAAGAAAAATTTTCTATATTGCTAAATAATTGTAATAGTTTGGCGAAAGAGTATCACGAATTTGGTAAAAGTGATAACTATGATGAGGTGGTTAAGAGTCTACTTGCTATTTTTGAACATACACTGTATTTATTTTTTGTTCATTTTGTTGAAAATGATATGTTTACAATTAGTAATTACGGTAAAGATCTCACAGCCACTGATGTTTCAGACTATTATTTACAAATTAGAGATATAACTGAAAAAATTATCTTATAGTTAAACTATACTAAGTAATTATTCTTAGTAATTTTATGATTATATAATTATTATAATCTATATTCTAATTAGATTAAGATATTAAGGAATCAGCCAGAATGGCTTTAAATATCTTAGATGAATCATATTAAGCTATATATTTGCAACAAATAGTTTCCAAATCATTTGTCTTACAAATCTTGTTATCTCATTTCAATTAAAATAATCTTTTATTGTAATAACTTAACCGAATTTTATGGCTACCATCGACTAGCATTTATTATCTTAATTAACAATCAATAATAGCCATTGTCCACTTTTTTCACTAATACAAAGAATATATTTTGTGATGTAAAAATAAGCGCTATCAGCTAATCTTTTTAGTTAAATAATTGATGAATACTTTTAGTTTCATTGAATTTTTATATGCCGAAGGATAAAGAAAGCAAAACTCCCAAGCATTTTCTTTATTATACTCAGATAAAATTTCAACTAACTCTTTTCTCTTTAGCTCTTCTTGTACAGAGAAACTAAAAAGCTGAACTATACCTCCATCATTTAAAGCTAAAAATTTAGTTGCTTGAATACTATCAAAGATTTGTATTTGGCTATTTTCAATATTATCTTTACATAGATTTTTATTCAAAAATGACCAGTGAAATCGTTTATTATTTTGACTAGAGCTAAAATTAATACACTTATGATTTATTAATTCATTAGGGCAAGCAATCATGCCATTTTTTGCTAGATAATTGGGGCTGGCATATAATCCAGTAGTGGCAACAAACAATTTTTTTTTGATAAGAAAAGCCTCCAGTTTAGTATTTTTTTGTACTAGCCTAACTGATAGATCAAAATCTTCAGCAATGAAATCAACATTTCTATTAGTTACATGAAAATCAAGTTTTAGATTAGGGTATTCTTGAGAAAAGTTAGCTAGATAAGGTGATATTTTGTAATTAAAAAAGGTTTCTGGGACGCTTATTTTTAATTTACCTTCTATTACATTTTTTTCAGTTTTAATAGAATATCCAGCATTAATTAGCATATCTAATATCTCGGAGCATTTTTTATAGTAGATACGCCCTTCGGGAGTCAATTTAACTTGACGTGTACTACGTGAGAATAATTCAAATCCGATTCTTTCTTCAAGTCTTTTAATTGAACGACTGACAGCTGCTGGAGTAATATTTAAATATTCAGCAGTAACTGAGAAGTTCTCATTTTCAGCCGCTACTAAAAATAATTCAAGGCTAGCGATATGCATAGTTTTAAACTGTTTTTTCATCGGATTACTTTTATTTATTAAAAATAACAATACCTGAATATTTTATATTTTAGATTAATTGGTCACAAGAAAAACTTATTTTTAATCAATATAATGTGTCAAAAGGAATATATTAAAGTTGTTTATTCAAAAAATATTAAGGTGTTTTTGTATACTCTCTTTGAGAATGTATAATTTTAATCTAATCTTCTTTTATTGATATTATGTTTGCACTCCACCCATTATTGATAATAGCTTTGAGAGTAGTTTTTAACTCATCTAATTAAAAATTCAATATTATGATCATATTTCAGAAATATGATGAATGCACATAACAACAAATCATATATTTCTCATTAAATGTTCCTTGTTTTTAAAATTAATGAATTTATTATTTTTTAATTTATATTTTTTATTTACTACTTTTATTTGTTCTCATATAAATATTATTAAGAACTAATGCAATAATAGTGATTATTGCCCCTACCGTTTCGGTATATGAAATAGAATGACCTTGATGGATGCCAATAATAAAAGAAATGACAGGTACTAAATTAACAAAAAGAATTCCATTGATAGCGCCAAGACCATTAATGCCTGCATTCCAAGTAATGATCACTAATGCTGTGATAACAAGTATAAAAATATCAAATCCACTAGTGATTAATGCATTCATACTTGGAGGACTTGCTAAGTGAAAAAAAGACGCGATAAAAGTAATAGCAATAATACTTAATACACCAAGAGAAGAACTTAATGCTGTTACTCTTAATGCACTCCACTTGTGTTTTGTAATCATCATATTTGCAAAATAGGTATAAATAACCCAGCAAGTTGTAGCAGCCAACAATAATAAGTCG
The sequence above is drawn from the Gilliamella apicola genome and encodes:
- a CDS encoding LysR family transcriptional regulator, with protein sequence MKKQFKTMHIASLELFLVAAENENFSVTAEYLNITPAAVSRSIKRLEERIGFELFSRSTRQVKLTPEGRIYYKKCSEILDMLINAGYSIKTEKNVIEGKLKISVPETFFNYKISPYLANFSQEYPNLKLDFHVTNRNVDFIAEDFDLSVRLVQKNTKLEAFLIKKKLFVATTGLYASPNYLAKNGMIACPNELINHKCINFSSSQNNKRFHWSFLNKNLCKDNIENSQIQIFDSIQATKFLALNDGGIVQLFSFSVQEELKRKELVEILSEYNKENAWEFCFLYPSAYKNSMKLKVFINYLTKKIS